In Streptomyces longhuiensis, the following proteins share a genomic window:
- a CDS encoding acyl-CoA dehydrogenase family protein, with translation MKRTVYNEDHEAFRSVVRDFIAKEVSPHYEEWEKNNRVPRELFRKLGELGVMGFGIPEEYDGPGETSYKYQTVIAEECARAAVSFGHYTVTTGIVLPYLLNIANDEQKKRWLPGIASGAITLCIAMTEPGTGSDLAGIRTRAELSEDGTHYVLNGAKTFITGALNSELCVVVARTSSPTAEDRRLGLTLLVVPTDSEGFAYGRKLDKIGLRASDTSELSFTDVEVPVENVLGEVGKGFSYLGNNLARERLSIGVGGVATASAAMQFAKAYVLERQVFGKPVAAFQNTKFVLAECAAEVEAAQAMVDKGIELDDRHELSPADAAKIKLFCTEVAARVIDKCLQLHGGYGYMLEYPIARLYADTRVSRIYGGTSEVMKTIIAKDLGL, from the coding sequence ATGAAGCGCACTGTCTACAACGAGGACCACGAGGCGTTCCGGTCCGTCGTCCGGGACTTCATCGCCAAGGAGGTGTCCCCGCACTACGAGGAGTGGGAGAAGAACAACCGCGTTCCGCGCGAGCTGTTCCGCAAGCTCGGCGAGCTCGGGGTCATGGGCTTCGGCATCCCCGAGGAGTACGACGGCCCGGGCGAGACCAGCTACAAGTACCAGACGGTGATCGCCGAGGAGTGCGCGCGAGCCGCCGTCTCCTTCGGCCACTACACCGTCACCACCGGCATCGTCCTGCCGTACCTGCTCAACATCGCGAACGACGAGCAGAAGAAGCGCTGGCTGCCGGGCATCGCCAGTGGCGCGATCACCCTGTGCATCGCGATGACCGAGCCCGGCACCGGCTCCGACCTCGCGGGCATCCGGACGCGGGCCGAACTGTCCGAGGACGGCACGCACTACGTCCTCAACGGCGCGAAGACCTTCATCACCGGCGCCCTCAACTCCGAGCTGTGCGTCGTCGTGGCGCGCACCTCCTCGCCCACCGCCGAGGACCGCCGCCTCGGACTGACCCTGCTCGTCGTCCCGACGGACAGCGAGGGCTTCGCGTACGGCCGCAAGCTGGACAAGATAGGCCTGCGCGCCTCCGACACCTCCGAGCTGTCCTTCACCGACGTCGAGGTGCCGGTGGAGAACGTCCTCGGAGAGGTCGGCAAGGGCTTCTCCTACCTCGGCAACAACCTCGCCCGCGAGCGCCTCTCCATCGGCGTCGGCGGTGTCGCCACCGCGAGCGCCGCGATGCAGTTCGCCAAGGCGTACGTCCTGGAGCGTCAGGTCTTCGGCAAGCCGGTCGCCGCCTTCCAGAACACCAAGTTCGTGCTCGCCGAGTGCGCCGCCGAGGTCGAGGCCGCCCAGGCCATGGTCGACAAGGGCATCGAACTCGACGACCGGCACGAGCTGTCGCCCGCCGACGCCGCCAAGATCAAGCTGTTCTGCACCGAGGTCGCCGCGCGCGTCATCGACAAGTGCCTCCAGCTGCACGGCGGTTATGGCTACATGCTGGAGTACCCGATCGCCCGTCTGTACGCGGACACCCGCGTGTCGCGCATCTATGGCGGCACGAGCGAGGTCATGAAGACGATCATCGCGAAGGACCTGGGTCTGTAG
- a CDS encoding CaiB/BaiF CoA transferase family protein: protein MSTAPTAATSIPSASPSAGPLAGIRVVELGGIGPGPFAGMLLADQGAEVIRVDRPAEAGTASKHPILHRGRRSVALDLKDPAGVEAVLAVVDSADALIEGFRPGVAERLGLGPEACLARNPELVYGRMTGWGQDGPLAQAPGHDINYIAVAGALGALGAADENPPVPLNLFGDMGGGGMLLALGITTALVSAARTGKGQVVDAAMTDGTAVQLALVHGLLAVDRWEDARGVNLFDGGAPFYRTYRTSDGGFMAVGSVEPQFYAVLREILGLADDPLFAEQHDREAWPAMGDRLAGIFAERTREEWTKVFDGTQSCVTPVYGLTEATTHPHNVARGTYYTDNGLLQPAPAPRFQGTPAATPRPAPVVGAHTRDVLTEVGLDASTVDALAPKG from the coding sequence GTGAGCACCGCACCCACCGCCGCCACTTCCATCCCCTCCGCCTCACCCTCCGCAGGGCCGCTGGCCGGCATCCGTGTCGTCGAGCTCGGCGGCATCGGCCCGGGGCCCTTTGCCGGCATGCTCCTCGCCGACCAAGGCGCCGAAGTCATCCGCGTCGACCGCCCCGCCGAGGCCGGAACCGCCTCCAAGCACCCGATCCTGCACCGGGGCCGCCGCTCGGTCGCCCTCGACCTCAAGGACCCGGCGGGCGTCGAGGCCGTCCTCGCCGTCGTCGACAGCGCCGACGCGCTCATCGAGGGCTTCCGCCCCGGCGTCGCCGAGCGCCTGGGCCTTGGCCCGGAGGCATGCCTGGCCCGTAATCCCGAACTGGTCTACGGCCGGATGACCGGCTGGGGCCAGGACGGCCCGCTGGCCCAGGCTCCCGGTCACGACATCAACTACATCGCCGTGGCAGGGGCATTGGGAGCGCTCGGCGCCGCCGACGAGAACCCGCCCGTCCCGCTGAACCTCTTCGGTGACATGGGTGGCGGCGGCATGCTGCTCGCCCTGGGCATCACCACCGCCCTGGTCAGCGCGGCCCGAACCGGCAAGGGCCAGGTCGTCGACGCCGCGATGACCGACGGCACGGCAGTCCAACTCGCCCTTGTCCACGGCTTGTTGGCGGTCGATCGATGGGAGGACGCGCGTGGCGTCAACCTGTTCGACGGGGGCGCCCCCTTCTACCGCACCTACCGCACCTCCGACGGCGGGTTCATGGCCGTCGGCAGCGTCGAGCCGCAGTTCTACGCCGTGCTCCGGGAGATCCTGGGCCTCGCCGACGACCCGCTGTTCGCCGAGCAGCACGACCGCGAGGCCTGGCCCGCGATGGGGGACCGGCTCGCCGGCATCTTCGCGGAGCGCACCCGCGAGGAGTGGACCAAGGTCTTCGACGGTACGCAGTCCTGCGTCACGCCGGTGTACGGCCTGACGGAGGCCACCACCCATCCGCACAACGTGGCCCGTGGCACGTACTACACCGACAACGGCCTGCTCCAGCCGGCGCCCGCCCCTCGATTTCAGGGCACTCCGGCGGCCACTCCACGGCCCGCCCCGGTCGTCGGCGCGCACACGCGGGACGTTCTGACGGAAGTCGGCCTGGACGCGTCCACGGTCGATGCCCTCGCTCCGAAGGGCTGA
- a CDS encoding thiolase family protein, which produces MRDAVIVDAVRTPVGKRGGSLSGIHAVDLSAHVLTALAERNGLDPATVDDVVWGTVSQVGEQAGVVGRFAALAAGWPESVPGVSVSRACGSSQQSVHFAAGLVTAGQYDIAVAGGVESMSRVPMGSARSIPAAGQAYGPLVLNRYFPDGDGEFDQGVGAELIAEQYGFTRAQLDQHALDSHERAARAVDEGRFTAQITPVTVTSEDGTTRVFDTDEGVRRGSTLAKLAGLKTPFKADGVVSAGNSSQISDGAAALLITTSEIARQNGWTPIARVHTAVLAGADPVTMALGPAPATAKALKRSGLSIGDIGAFEINEAFAPVTLAWLRETGADYSLMNPLGGAMAIGHPLGGSGARLMTTLVHHMRDNNIRFGLQAMCEAGGMANATILELL; this is translated from the coding sequence ATGCGTGACGCAGTCATCGTCGACGCCGTGCGTACCCCCGTCGGCAAGCGCGGCGGTTCCCTCTCCGGCATCCACGCCGTCGACCTCTCCGCCCATGTCCTCACCGCCCTCGCCGAACGCAACGGCCTCGACCCCGCCACGGTCGACGACGTCGTCTGGGGCACCGTCTCCCAGGTCGGCGAGCAGGCCGGCGTCGTCGGCAGGTTCGCCGCGCTCGCCGCGGGCTGGCCCGAGTCCGTGCCCGGCGTCTCCGTCTCCCGCGCCTGCGGCTCCTCCCAGCAGTCCGTGCACTTCGCCGCGGGCCTGGTCACCGCCGGTCAGTACGACATCGCCGTGGCCGGTGGCGTGGAGTCGATGAGCCGGGTGCCGATGGGCTCGGCCCGCAGTATTCCGGCGGCCGGCCAGGCGTACGGCCCGCTGGTCCTCAACCGCTACTTCCCGGACGGCGACGGCGAGTTCGACCAGGGGGTCGGCGCCGAACTGATCGCCGAGCAGTACGGCTTCACCCGCGCGCAGCTCGACCAGCACGCCCTGGACTCGCACGAGCGCGCCGCCCGCGCCGTCGACGAGGGCCGCTTCACCGCGCAGATCACACCCGTCACGGTCACCTCCGAGGACGGCACCACGCGCGTCTTCGACACCGACGAGGGCGTCCGGCGCGGCTCGACCCTGGCGAAGCTCGCGGGCCTCAAGACGCCGTTCAAGGCGGACGGCGTGGTCAGCGCGGGCAACTCCTCGCAGATCTCGGACGGCGCCGCCGCGCTCCTGATCACCACGAGCGAGATCGCGCGGCAGAACGGCTGGACCCCGATCGCCCGCGTCCACACGGCGGTGCTCGCCGGCGCCGACCCCGTCACCATGGCCCTCGGCCCGGCGCCGGCCACCGCGAAGGCCCTCAAGCGCTCCGGCCTGTCCATCGGCGACATCGGCGCGTTCGAGATCAACGAGGCGTTCGCCCCGGTCACCCTGGCCTGGCTCAGGGAGACCGGTGCCGACTACTCGCTGATGAACCCGCTCGGGGGCGCCATGGCCATCGGCCACCCGCTCGGCGGCTCCGGCGCCCGCCTGATGACGACACTGGTCCACCACATGCGCGACAACAACATCCGCTTCGGCCTCCAGGCGATGTGCGAGGCGGGCGGCATGGCGAACGCGACGATTCTGGAACTCCTCTGA
- a CDS encoding acyl-CoA dehydrogenase family protein — translation MPRTVYNKEHEAFRQVVRDFLAKEAVPHLEDWVAAKAVPRDFYRKLGELGVLGTEVPEEYGGGAETGHHFGAVFAEEVARAGATVGTAMTHANIILPYLLHFGTEEQKRRWVPGCASGDIMLSIAMTEPGTGSDLAGIRTRAVLSEDGTHYVLNGAKTFITGGTQCDLVLVVCRTSPAPTDDRRKGLSILVVDTKSEGFAVGRSLDKIGLHASDTAELSFTDVKVPVGNLLGEEGEGFFCLGRNLARERLVIAVQAAAAAEAAVRFAKAYTKDRTVFGKSVASFQNTKFVLAECATEVEAARLMAYEALERDARGELSADYAAMAKLLCTETASRVIDKCLQLHGGYGYMLEYPIARLYADTRVMRIYGGTSEVMKTIIAKSIGL, via the coding sequence ATGCCGCGCACGGTGTACAACAAGGAGCACGAGGCGTTCCGGCAGGTGGTCCGGGACTTCCTCGCCAAGGAGGCGGTTCCGCACCTGGAGGACTGGGTGGCCGCCAAGGCCGTGCCGCGCGACTTCTACCGCAAGCTCGGCGAGCTCGGCGTCCTCGGCACAGAGGTGCCCGAGGAGTACGGCGGCGGGGCCGAGACCGGCCACCACTTCGGCGCCGTGTTCGCCGAGGAGGTCGCGCGCGCCGGTGCCACCGTCGGCACCGCGATGACGCACGCCAACATCATCCTGCCGTACCTCCTGCACTTCGGGACCGAGGAGCAGAAGCGGCGTTGGGTCCCCGGCTGTGCCTCCGGCGACATCATGCTGTCCATCGCGATGACCGAGCCCGGCACCGGCTCGGACCTGGCCGGCATCCGGACGAGGGCGGTCCTGTCCGAGGACGGCACGCACTACGTCCTCAACGGCGCCAAGACCTTCATCACCGGCGGCACCCAGTGCGACCTGGTCCTCGTGGTCTGCCGCACCTCGCCCGCCCCCACCGACGACCGCCGCAAGGGCCTGTCGATCCTCGTGGTGGACACCAAGAGCGAGGGCTTCGCCGTCGGCCGCAGCCTCGACAAGATCGGCCTGCACGCCTCCGACACCGCGGAACTGTCCTTCACCGACGTCAAGGTGCCCGTCGGGAACCTCCTCGGCGAAGAGGGCGAGGGCTTCTTCTGCCTGGGCCGCAACCTGGCCCGCGAGCGCCTCGTCATCGCCGTCCAGGCGGCCGCCGCGGCCGAGGCCGCCGTGCGGTTCGCCAAGGCGTACACCAAGGACCGCACGGTCTTCGGCAAGTCGGTGGCGTCCTTCCAGAACACCAAGTTCGTCCTCGCCGAGTGCGCCACCGAGGTCGAGGCGGCCCGGCTCATGGCGTACGAGGCGCTGGAGCGCGACGCGCGGGGCGAGCTGTCGGCGGACTACGCCGCCATGGCCAAGCTCCTGTGCACCGAGACCGCGAGCCGCGTCATCGACAAGTGCCTCCAGCTGCACGGCGGTTACGGCTACATGCTCGAGTACCCGATCGCCCGCCTGTACGCCGACACCCGCGTCATGCGCATCTACGGCGGTACCAGCGAGGTCATGAAGACCATCATCGCCAAGTCCATCGGCCTCTGA
- a CDS encoding SDR family NAD(P)-dependent oxidoreductase → MQINGVSAVITGGASGLGLATAERLVDQGAHVVLLDLPTSDGEQVAKDLGERAPRGSAATCHFVAGDVRSADDAARAVATAAAQAPLRITVNCAGLGRGGRTVKRDGTPYALEDFEFVVGVNLIGTFNVLRLAAAEMARTEEVDGERGVIINTASAAAFEGQIGQCAYSASKGGIVGMTLPIARDLAAARIRVMTIAPGLFSTPLLNKKPQEFLDALGAQVPHPSRLGNPDEYAHLATSIIENPMLNGETIRLDGAIRMAPK, encoded by the coding sequence ATGCAGATCAACGGAGTCTCCGCCGTCATCACCGGCGGCGCGTCAGGTCTCGGCCTCGCCACCGCCGAGCGCCTGGTCGACCAGGGCGCCCATGTCGTCCTGCTCGACCTGCCCACCTCCGACGGCGAGCAGGTCGCCAAGGACCTCGGCGAACGTGCCCCCCGCGGCAGCGCCGCAACATGTCACTTCGTCGCCGGTGACGTGCGCAGCGCCGACGACGCCGCCCGCGCCGTGGCCACCGCCGCCGCGCAGGCCCCGCTGCGCATCACGGTCAACTGCGCCGGCCTCGGCAGGGGCGGCCGCACCGTCAAGCGCGACGGAACGCCGTACGCCCTCGAGGACTTCGAGTTCGTCGTCGGCGTCAACCTCATCGGCACGTTCAACGTGCTGCGCCTCGCCGCCGCCGAGATGGCGCGGACCGAGGAGGTCGACGGGGAGCGCGGCGTGATCATCAACACCGCGTCCGCCGCCGCCTTCGAGGGCCAGATCGGCCAGTGCGCCTACTCCGCGTCCAAGGGCGGCATCGTCGGCATGACCCTGCCCATCGCCCGTGATCTGGCCGCCGCCAGGATCCGCGTGATGACGATCGCCCCGGGCCTCTTCTCCACCCCGCTCCTCAACAAGAAGCCGCAGGAGTTCCTCGACGCCCTCGGTGCCCAGGTGCCGCACCCCTCGCGTCTCGGGAACCCGGACGAGTACGCCCACCTGGCCACGTCCATCATCGAGAACCCCATGCTCAACGGCGAGACGATCCGCCTCGACGGCGCGATCCGCATGGCGCCCAAGTAG
- a CDS encoding AMP-binding protein translates to MGLHLPDAVRLHARERGTSVALTCAGSTVSYAELDTRSSRIARALLADADAGSRIGFLARTRNEAGEILVGAAKAGLVNVPLNWRLTTPELTSVARDAELRVLLVEPEFRAAADAVRAALPGLRLVVIGPSDDSEAPAYETWLAAHSDDDPGRGTAADADEVFLQIYTSGTTGLPKGVLLTHGNFHADATELEEYLWEAGSVALNALPMFHIGGLGWLRVALTAGANSLMLPEFAPDAAAEAVEREGVTHAFLVPSVLHMLTELPGIERRDFSRLTLVTYGSAPITPALLRRSMDLFASHFMGKYGLTEGGGTVTQLPPEDHEADGPKRHLLKSVGRPRRGVDVVIADTATGKAVPRGTVGEIRIRSRHNTPGYWKRPEETAALYDADGLLCTGDGGYLDDDGYLFLTDRIKDMIVSGGENVCPAEVESALAEHPAVSEVAVVGVPHDKWGEAVTAVVVVRRGAVTPGEQELIDFTRERIATYKKPHRVHVVEALPRNPNGKVLKRELRDRLK, encoded by the coding sequence ATGGGCCTGCATCTGCCCGATGCCGTACGCCTGCACGCCCGTGAGCGCGGCACTTCCGTCGCGCTCACGTGCGCGGGCAGCACCGTCTCCTACGCCGAACTCGACACCCGCAGCAGCCGGATCGCGAGGGCCCTCCTCGCCGACGCCGACGCCGGGTCCCGGATCGGGTTCCTCGCCCGCACCCGCAATGAAGCGGGCGAGATCCTGGTCGGCGCCGCCAAGGCGGGACTGGTCAACGTGCCGCTCAACTGGCGCCTCACCACACCTGAGCTGACCTCCGTCGCCCGCGACGCCGAGCTGCGCGTCCTGCTCGTCGAACCAGAGTTCCGGGCCGCGGCCGATGCCGTCCGCGCGGCCCTCCCCGGCCTGCGGCTCGTCGTCATCGGACCGTCGGACGACTCGGAGGCACCCGCCTACGAGACCTGGCTCGCCGCCCACTCCGACGACGACCCTGGCCGCGGCACCGCCGCCGACGCGGACGAGGTGTTCCTCCAGATCTACACCTCCGGCACCACCGGCCTGCCCAAGGGCGTCCTGCTCACCCACGGCAACTTCCACGCCGACGCGACCGAGCTGGAGGAGTACCTCTGGGAGGCCGGGTCGGTGGCGCTGAACGCCCTGCCGATGTTCCACATCGGCGGCCTGGGCTGGCTGCGCGTGGCCCTCACCGCCGGCGCCAACAGCTTGATGCTCCCCGAGTTCGCACCGGACGCCGCGGCGGAGGCCGTCGAGCGCGAGGGTGTCACCCACGCCTTCCTCGTCCCCTCGGTGCTCCACATGCTCACGGAGCTGCCGGGGATCGAGCGACGCGACTTCTCGCGCCTCACCCTCGTCACCTACGGCTCCGCCCCCATCACGCCCGCACTCCTGCGCCGCTCGATGGATCTCTTCGCTAGTCACTTCATGGGCAAGTACGGGCTGACCGAGGGCGGCGGCACGGTGACCCAGCTGCCGCCCGAGGACCACGAGGCCGACGGGCCGAAGCGGCACCTGCTCAAGTCCGTGGGCAGGCCGCGGCGAGGTGTCGACGTCGTCATCGCCGACACCGCGACCGGCAAGGCCGTCCCGAGGGGCACCGTGGGCGAGATCCGTATCCGCTCCCGCCACAACACGCCCGGGTACTGGAAGCGCCCCGAGGAGACCGCGGCGCTGTACGACGCCGACGGCCTGCTGTGCACCGGCGACGGCGGCTACCTCGACGACGACGGCTACCTGTTCCTCACCGACCGGATCAAGGACATGATCGTCAGCGGCGGCGAGAACGTCTGTCCGGCCGAGGTCGAGTCCGCCCTCGCGGAACATCCCGCGGTCTCCGAGGTCGCGGTCGTCGGTGTGCCGCACGACAAGTGGGGCGAGGCCGTCACCGCCGTCGTCGTCGTGCGCCGCGGCGCCGTGACCCCCGGCGAGCAGGAGCTCATCGACTTCACGCGGGAGCGCATCGCCACGTACAAGAAGCCCCACCGCGTGCACGTCGTCGAGGCGCTGCCCCGCAACCCCAACGGCAAGGTCCTCAAGCGCGAGCTGCGGGACCGCCTCAAGTAG
- a CDS encoding enoyl-CoA hydratase/isomerase family protein, whose translation MADLEYTVRGGIATILLNRPERKNAFTIDMVHAWADALIEAQRDPEVRVIVLTGAGGSFCSGVDLSAFKGEERPPLGEKELLTQNVHRVALALEDVDKPVIAAVTGPAVGAGMDMALLCDLRFAGRGARFSEGYIKVGLVPGDGGCWLLPRAVGASTALRMLWTGDFVGAEEALRIGLVDEVHEDEDLMDAVYAYAARLAERPPVAIRTIKRAVRQGARHDLRTALDLISSHMAVITSTEDSAEAFAAFQQKRPGVFNGR comes from the coding sequence ATGGCCGATCTCGAATACACGGTCCGCGGCGGGATCGCGACCATCCTGCTCAACCGCCCCGAACGCAAGAACGCCTTCACCATCGACATGGTGCACGCCTGGGCCGACGCCCTGATCGAGGCCCAGCGCGATCCCGAGGTGCGCGTCATCGTCCTCACCGGCGCCGGTGGCTCCTTCTGCTCCGGCGTCGACCTCTCCGCCTTCAAGGGCGAGGAGCGGCCGCCGCTGGGGGAGAAGGAACTGCTCACCCAGAACGTGCATCGCGTCGCCCTCGCCCTGGAGGACGTCGACAAGCCCGTGATCGCCGCCGTCACCGGACCCGCCGTGGGTGCCGGAATGGACATGGCGCTCCTGTGCGACCTGCGCTTCGCGGGGCGCGGCGCGCGCTTCTCCGAGGGCTACATCAAGGTCGGTCTCGTCCCCGGCGACGGCGGCTGCTGGCTGCTGCCCCGCGCTGTCGGCGCCTCCACCGCGCTGCGCATGCTGTGGACCGGCGACTTCGTCGGTGCCGAGGAGGCGCTGCGCATCGGCCTCGTCGACGAGGTGCACGAGGACGAGGACCTGATGGACGCGGTGTACGCGTACGCGGCCCGGCTCGCCGAGCGCCCGCCGGTCGCGATCCGCACCATCAAGCGCGCCGTCCGCCAGGGCGCCCGGCACGACCTGCGCACGGCGCTCGACCTGATCTCGTCGCACATGGCCGTGATCACCTCGACCGAGGACTCCGCGGAGGCGTTCGCCGCCTT